A region of the Nocardia nova SH22a genome:
ACCGCGGTGCGAGTGCTCGACCTCGATCAGTGCGGTCCCGCGGCGGCCCGACCGTGCCAGTTCGCACGCGGCGGCGGCCACATACACCGCGCTGAGCGATCGCGCGGTGTGGTCGGTGAACAGTGATGTGTGCGCCCGCAACGGATGCCGGACCTTGGTCCGGTGCCGACGGCCGCCGATCGCGGCTCGGTCGTTCGCCGCGTCGACCGAGTCGTACAGATCGAGCCAGGAGCCCGCATCGTCGAGCACCCGGGGCTCCTCGGCGAGTGTCCTGGTGGATCGCGCATAGTCGAAGAAACTCGACGGCCGCACGGGCAGCACGGCGTCGCGGTCGGTGAGCCGAGTGCGGAGACAGTTGAGCAGAGCGACCCGGCTGGGCAGATCGAGTAGTCCGCGGACGACCGTCACCTGGACACCCGCGGGATGCGGCGATACCCGAAACACTCCTTCGGGAGCCTGCGACGCCGTTGTCTGCGCGACGGCCTCCGGCACCGTCCTGATCCGAAGCTGCCCACCGGCATACGCGATCCGTAGGACATCGAAGCGCTCGAGTGCCGAAAGTGCCGCCTGCACAACACTGTCCGGGTCCGCGGGTGTGTCCAGCCGGATCACGTGGTGGTCGCATACATCGGACCCCGCGGCGAGCAACCGCACGACTGTCGAACCGGCGGCCTCCGGTACCGAGGACAGGTAGGTCCGCAGGTCCGCCAACCGGGTGTCCGGACGCCGGAGTCCCTGAATCAACACCGCGACAGCGGAATCGAGAAGGCAGCGCGCGGTCGCCGTGTCGATCAGCGTGCGGTCGTAGGTGACCGATACCGCCTGTGGGCCGCTGTCGCGATAGTCGTGCAGGAGGAATGCCAGATCGAACTTCGCCTGCACGGGAGACGGTTCCCGTATCACTGTCGGTATTCCGGCGAGTTCGATCTCGGGGATGCGCGATGCCGCGCTGACGACCGTGCGGATCAGCTGGTTGCGGGCGCCCGGCGCGCGGGTCGGATTGGCGGCCCGGACCACCGCGTCGAAGGGGATGTCGCGATGCGACAGCGATTCCGCCGTGGCGACGGCGATCCGGGCGGCGTAGTCGGCGAAGGTCGGATTGCCGGTCGTGTCCACGACGATGGCCACGGTGTTGGCGAAAAAGCCCACGACATCGCGAAGTTCGGGCCTGCCCCGCAGGTCGATGACCGTGCCGAGGGCAAAGGTTCCGGCGCCGGTGGCGACCGCGATCGCGTGGCCGACGGCCGCCGTGAACAGCATGTTCTGCGTGACACCCGCCTGACGGGCGTAGCCCGCGAGTTCTTCGGTGATCGATTCCGGGAGCCGGTATCTGATATGGCAGCCCTGCTCGTCCGTCGCCGAGCGCGGCTCGTGCCTGCCGCGCGGCAGGGCCGGTATCGCGGGCTGTACCGCCAGCGGGCTCAGCAACTGTTCCCAGAACGCCAGCTGGCGTCGAGCCGTCGGGGTCGGATCCCCGCTCTTGCCCAGATAACCCTGTTGCCACCGGGCGAAGTCCAGATATCTCACCTGCTGGTGCCCGAGGTCGGTCTCGGCCGCCGATGCGAGGCCCGCGGCGACCGTCTCGAACAGTGCGCCGACGGACATGCCGTCCGCCGAAATATGGTGTAGCACCATCACTACGGCGGCGACTTCGGCGGCGTGCCGTTCGCTCTGCTCGTGATGCAGGTAGGTGATCCGCAGCGGGTGGTCCCGGGCGAGATCGAAGGGCTCGGTGAGACGTCGATGGGCTGTCCGCTCGGCCCACTGCTCGGCATCGAACCCGGCCGGAATATCGATGTCGTCATGCCTGGCGGTGAGTGTGCGGTCGATCTGTTGCACCGCGTTCCCGTCGGCGTCGACCGGGTAGCGGGTCACGAACACCTCGTGTATCCGCACGGCGGCGTCGATGGCCCGGGACAGGGCGATGCGGTCGAGCGGGCGTCGCGGCACCAGGAGGAAGGCGTGGTTGTAGTTCCAGTCCTCGGGATCGAATTGCTGGTGGTACCAGATCCCGTGCTGCAGCGGAGCCAGGGGCCCGCTGTCGCCGTCGGTGCGAGTCACCTCCAGCGGATTGCGCGCATCGTGTTCCCGGAGCCCGGAATCCACGAGCCGGCGGTGCAGCATCGCCATCCGGCGATCGTGCAAGCTGGTCATTGTTCGCGCCCTTCCGCGTCAGGTCCGGTGCCGCATGCGGCCGTCGTATCGAGCGCGTCCGCGATCGCCGACACGACCTCGGGTCCGACCAGGCTCGGGGAGTAGGTGAACTGGATCTGGGGGTCGCGTTTGCGCAGGAACACCTCGATCGACAGCGGGACCGTCGGGAACTGGATCCCGCCGTTGTCCGCGCGCTCCCAGGTGGTCGCCGAGCATCCCAGGGAGGGGCCGGGCAGGTCCCCTTCGATGAACACCACGATGATGTCGAAGGCGGTCGGTGCACTGCCGTTCCCCAGGCGCGGCAGGTGTTCAGCGAGGGTTTCGTAGTGAGTCCGGGAGTGCGCCAGGGCATTTCGGAATTCGCTGTCGACCTGCCCGACGGTCCGATCGAGTTCCCCCGATACGTCGATCCGCAGCGTCAGCAGATTCGAGAAATCACCGATCGCGTGAACGGTCGCCGGATGTTCCCGTCTGCTGGTCAGCACGCCGACGGTGACGTCGCGGGTATCGAGGATCCGGCCGAGGACTTCGGCCACCTTCGCGGTGAAGACGACGAATCTGCTCGTCGCGTTCCGTTGCGCGCATACCGCCAGCTCGTGCCGACACCGATCCGTCATGCTCCGGTCGTGCCGACAACCCGCCAGCGGCAGGTCCTGCCGGGAACCGAGTGGACGGAACGGCAGCCGGGGCGGTGGGGTGAGCCTGGCGGTCCAGTAGGCGAGGTCCCGCTGGAGATGCCTGTCGTCGGCGAGGTAGGCCGTGAAGTCGGCATAGTGCAACTGCGGCGGCGGTGCGATTGCGGCCGGGTCCGCGTACAGCTGGTCGAGTTCTTCGCTGATGACACCGAATGTTCCACTGTCCCAGACGATGTGATGGAACAGCAGCAGCACTTCCGCCGGGTGGCCCGCCGCCTCGAACACCGTGACCCGCAACGGGGCTTCGACGGCGAGATCGAATGCCCGCGTCGCGCGATTCCGGATGCCGTCTTCGACGGCGCGCTCGAATTCGCCCGATGCCGTTGGCGGCCTGGCGATCTCACACTGCGGCCGGAGCGTGTCGTTCACCCGGCAGAACGGCACACCGTCGATCGTGTCGTAGGTCGTCCGGAGAATCTCGTGACGAGCGCACAGTTGGGCCACGGCCGCAAAGAATTTCGCGGTGTCGAGACCGCCGGGCACGGTCAGCCGCAGTGGGAGATTGTTGAGCGTACTGTCCGGATGATCGCATTGATGGCGCCAGGCGGCGAGCTGTTGCGGTGAGAGCGCGGACATGTGCGGGTTCACCCGGCGGCCGATC
Encoded here:
- a CDS encoding condensation domain-containing protein, translating into MNDRRRRLDLIANRVAARAPRPGGDRSAIGRRVNPHMSALSPQQLAAWRHQCDHPDSTLNNLPLRLTVPGGLDTAKFFAAVAQLCARHEILRTTYDTIDGVPFCRVNDTLRPQCEIARPPTASGEFERAVEDGIRNRATRAFDLAVEAPLRVTVFEAAGHPAEVLLLFHHIVWDSGTFGVISEELDQLYADPAAIAPPPQLHYADFTAYLADDRHLQRDLAYWTARLTPPPRLPFRPLGSRQDLPLAGCRHDRSMTDRCRHELAVCAQRNATSRFVVFTAKVAEVLGRILDTRDVTVGVLTSRREHPATVHAIGDFSNLLTLRIDVSGELDRTVGQVDSEFRNALAHSRTHYETLAEHLPRLGNGSAPTAFDIIVVFIEGDLPGPSLGCSATTWERADNGGIQFPTVPLSIEVFLRKRDPQIQFTYSPSLVGPEVVSAIADALDTTAACGTGPDAEGREQ